The proteins below come from a single Pedobacter aquae genomic window:
- a CDS encoding glycogen synthase has product MNVLHLSAECYPVAKAGGLGDVVGALPKYQKQEGVQASVVMPFYNRKFTQEHHLINVFSSSSHLGQRVFDYEILKEEKDVLGFELYLVKIPSLLDREEIYCYPDEIEQFVAYQIAVVDWLVKANVEVDLVHCHDHHAGLVPFLMQHSSRFNSLKDIPTVLTIHNGQYQGWLGWDKFYYLPDADTSKTGLLDWGGCINSLAAAVKCCWAYTTVSPSYLAELKHQANGLEFLFELEQQKGIGILNGIDPAVWNPAKDKMIAKTYTASSVVQGKAFNKAEICRAFGLDETKPLFTFIGRLVLEKGADKLADAIRDSLKAFDGQISVLVLGSGEKYIEQQLVDLKEEFKDYNVYIGYNEELSHQIYAAADFILMPSRVEPCGLNQLYALKYGTVAIVRATGGLKDSIIDIDDTGGYGIRFDNCEVSDIVKAIERAIYLYQDNKKLTQIRKSMMSLDFSWNKSAQQYIHLYSSLTLQHGTI; this is encoded by the coding sequence ATGAATGTATTACATTTAAGTGCAGAATGTTATCCGGTAGCCAAGGCAGGCGGCCTGGGCGATGTTGTGGGTGCACTTCCAAAATATCAAAAACAAGAAGGCGTACAAGCAAGCGTTGTGATGCCTTTTTATAATCGGAAATTTACGCAAGAGCATCATTTAATAAACGTTTTTAGCAGTTCTTCTCATTTAGGGCAAAGGGTTTTCGATTATGAAATCCTGAAAGAAGAAAAAGATGTACTAGGTTTTGAGCTTTATTTGGTTAAAATACCAAGTTTATTAGATCGCGAAGAAATATATTGCTATCCAGATGAAATAGAGCAGTTTGTAGCCTATCAAATTGCTGTGGTAGATTGGCTGGTAAAAGCAAATGTTGAAGTAGATTTGGTACATTGTCATGATCATCATGCTGGTTTAGTGCCTTTTCTCATGCAGCATTCATCCAGATTTAACTCCTTAAAAGATATCCCTACAGTTTTAACTATACATAATGGGCAATACCAAGGTTGGTTGGGATGGGATAAATTCTACTATCTACCAGATGCCGATACGAGCAAAACAGGTCTTCTAGATTGGGGTGGCTGTATTAATTCTTTGGCCGCAGCAGTAAAATGTTGTTGGGCTTACACTACCGTTTCGCCAAGTTATTTGGCCGAGCTAAAACATCAAGCAAACGGACTAGAATTTTTATTCGAGTTGGAGCAGCAAAAAGGAATAGGTATTTTAAATGGTATAGACCCAGCCGTTTGGAATCCTGCTAAAGATAAAATGATTGCTAAAACTTATACGGCTAGCAGTGTAGTGCAAGGTAAAGCTTTTAATAAGGCAGAAATTTGTAGAGCTTTTGGTTTAGATGAAACAAAACCACTTTTTACATTTATAGGTAGGTTAGTTTTAGAGAAAGGGGCAGATAAACTTGCCGATGCTATAAGAGATAGCTTAAAAGCTTTTGATGGGCAAATAAGTGTGTTGGTTTTAGGTTCTGGCGAGAAATACATAGAGCAGCAACTTGTAGATTTAAAAGAAGAATTTAAAGACTATAATGTTTATATCGGTTACAACGAGGAGCTTTCCCATCAGATTTATGCAGCGGCAGATTTTATTTTGATGCCATCAAGAGTAGAGCCTTGCGGTTTAAACCAATTATACGCTTTAAAATACGGCACAGTAGCTATTGTAAGGGCAACCGGCGGATTAAAAGATTCTATTATTGATATTGATGATACCGGTGGCTATGGTATAAGATTTGATAATTGTGAGGTAAGCGATATAGTAAAAGCTATCGAAAGGGCTATCTACCTCTATCAAGACAATAAAAAACTAACACAAATAAGAAAATCTATGATGAGTTTAGACTTTTCATGGAATAAATCGGCACAGCAATATATTCATTTATACAGCAGCTTAACACTACAACATGGTACCATCTAA